One segment of Tenrec ecaudatus isolate mTenEca1 chromosome 1, mTenEca1.hap1, whole genome shotgun sequence DNA contains the following:
- the FUBP1 gene encoding far upstream element-binding protein 1 isoform X8, translating into MADYSTVPPPSSGPAGGGGGGGGVNDAFKDALQRARQIAAKIGGDAGTSLNSNDYGYGGQKRPLEDGDQPDAKKVAPQNDSFGAQLPPMHQQQRSVMTEEYKVPDGMVGFIIGRGGEQISRIQQESGCKIQIAPDSGGLPERSCMLTGTPESVQSAKRLLDQIVEKGRPAPGFHHGDGPGNAVQEIMIPASKAGLVIGKGGETIKQLQERAGVKMVMIQDGPQNTGADKPLRITGDPYKVQQAKEMVLELIRDQGGFREVRNEYGSRIGGNEGIDVPIPRFAVGIVIGRNGEMIKKIQNDAGVRIQFKPDDGTTPDRIAQITGPPDRCQHAAEIITDLLRSVQAGNPGGPGPGGRGRGRGQGNWNMGPPGGLQEFNFIVPTGKTGLIIGKGGETIKSISQQSGARIELQRNPPPNADPNMKLFTIRGTPQQIDYARQLIEEKIGGPVNPLGPPVPHGPHGVPGPHGPPGPPGPGAPMGPYNPAPYNPGPPGPAPHGPPAPYAPQGWGNAYPHWQQQAPPDPAKAGTDPNSAAWAAYYAHYYQQQAQPPPAAPTGAPTTTQTNGQGDQQNPAPAGQVDYTKAWEEYYKKMGQAVPAPTGAPPGGQPDYSAAWAEYYRQQAAYYAQTSPQGMPQHPPAPQCLPRPSTLGSAAKSNSAEDAASTKS; encoded by the exons attgCAGCCAAAATTGGAGGTGATGCTGGTACATCACTGAATTCAAATGACTATGGTTATGGGGGACAAAAAAGACCTTTGGAAGATGGAG ATCAACCAGATGCTAAGAAAGTTGCCCCTCAAAATGACT CTTTTGGAGCACAGTTACCACCAATGCACCAGCAGCAAAG GTCTGTAATGACTGAAGAATACAAAGTTCCAGATGGAATGGTTGGATTCA TAATTGGCCGAGGAGGAGAACAGATCTCACGCATACAACAGGAATCTGGATGCAAAATACAGATAGCTCCCG acAGTGGTGGCCTTCCAGAAAGATCTTGTATGTTAACTGGTACACCTGAATCTGTCCA ATCAGCAAAACGTTTGTTGGATCAGAttgttgaaaaaggaagaccagccCCTGGTTTCCATCATGGTGATGGACCAGGAAATGCAGTTCAAGAAATCATGATTCCAGCTAGCAAGGCAGGATTAGTtattgggaagggaggagaaactaTTAAACAACTTCAG GAACGGGCTGGAGTTAAAATGGTTATGATTCAAGATGGGCCTCAGAACACTGGCGCTGACAAACCACTTAGGATTACAGGAGACCCATACAAAGTTCAG CAAGCCAAGGAAATGGTGTTAGAGTTAATTCGTGATCAAGGTGGTTTCAGAGAAGTTCGAAATGAATATGGGTCAAGAATAGGAGGAAATGAAGGGATAGAT gtccCTATTCCAAGATTTGCTGTTGGCATTGTAATAGGAAGGAATGgagagatgattaaaaaaatacaaaatgatGCTGGTGTTCGAATTCAGTTTAAACCAG atgaTGGGACAACACCTGACAGAATAGCACAAATAACAGGACCTCCAGACAGATGTCAGCATGCGGCAGAAATTATTACAGACCTCCTTCGAAGTGTTCAG GCTGGTAATCCTGGTGGACCTGGACCTGGTGGTCGAGGAAGAGGTCGAGGTCAAGGCAACTGGAACATGGGGCCACCTGGTGGACTACAAGAATTTAATTTCATTGTACCAACTGGGAAAACTGGATTGATAATAGGAAAAG GAGGTGAAACTATAAAAAGCATAAGTCAACAATCTGGTGCAAGAATAGAACTTCAGAGAAATCCTCCACCAAATGCAGATCCTAATATGAAGCTATTTACTATTCGTGGCACCCCACAGCAAATAGACTATGCTCGGCAACTCATAGAAGAAAAGATTGGT GGCCCAGTAAATCCATTAGGACCACCTGTACCCCATGGGCCACATGGTGTTCCAGGTCCCCATGGCCCTCCTGGACCTCCAGGACCTGGAGCACCAATGGGACCATATAATCCTGCACCGTATAATCCAGGACCACCTGGCCCTGCTCCTCA tgGCCCTCCAGCCCCATATGCTCCCCAGGGATGGGGAAATGCCTATCCACACTGGCAACAGCAGGCTCCTCCTGATCCAG cTAAGGCAGGAACAGATCCGAATTCAGCAGCTTGGGCTGCTTATTATGCTCACTACTACCAGCAACAAGCACAACCACCACCTGCAGCTCCTACGGGTGCACCAACCACAACCCAAACAAATGGGCAAG GAGATCAGCAAAATCCAGCTCCAGCTGGGCAGGTGGATTATACCAAGGCTTGGGAAGAATACTACAAGAAAATGG gtcaAGCAGTTCCTGCTCCGACTGGGGCCCCACCAGGTGGTCAGCCAGATTATAGTGCAGCTTGGGCTGAGTACTATAGACAGCAAGCAGCCTACTATGCCCAGACAAGTCCACAAGGAATGCCACAACATCCTCCAGCACCTCAG TGCCTTCCCAGACCTTCCACCTTAGGTTCTGCTGCAAAAAGCAACAG TGCTGAAGATGCTGCAAGCACCAAATCATAG
- the FUBP1 gene encoding far upstream element-binding protein 1 isoform X7, with protein sequence MADYSTVPPPSSGPAGGGGGGGGVNDAFKDALQRARQIAAKIGGDAGTSLNSNDYGYGGQKRPLEDGDGSWTSPSSTTHWEGMPSPFKDQPDAKKVAPQNDSFGAQLPPMHQQQRSVMTEEYKVPDGMVGFIIGRGGEQISRIQQESGCKIQIAPDSGGLPERSCMLTGTPESVQSAKRLLDQIVEKGRPAPGFHHGDGPGNAVQEIMIPASKAGLVIGKGGETIKQLQERAGVKMVMIQDGPQNTGADKPLRITGDPYKVQQAKEMVLELIRDQGGFREVRNEYGSRIGGNEGIDVPIPRFAVGIVIGRNGEMIKKIQNDAGVRIQFKPDDGTTPDRIAQITGPPDRCQHAAEIITDLLRSVQAGNPGGPGPGGRGRGRGQGNWNMGPPGGLQEFNFIVPTGKTGLIIGKGGETIKSISQQSGARIELQRNPPPNADPNMKLFTIRGTPQQIDYARQLIEEKIGGPVNPLGPPVPHGPHGVPGPHGPPGPPGPGAPMGPYNPAPYNPGPPGPAPHGPPAPYAPQGWGNAYPHWQQQAPPDPAKAGTDPNSAAWAAYYAHYYQQQAQPPPAAPTGAPTTTQTNGQGDQQNPAPAGQVDYTKAWEEYYKKMGQAVPAPTGAPPGGQPDYSAAWAEYYRQQAAYYAQTSPQGMPQHPPAPQCLPRPSTLGSAAKSNSAEDAASTKS encoded by the exons attgCAGCCAAAATTGGAGGTGATGCTGGTACATCACTGAATTCAAATGACTATGGTTATGGGGGACAAAAAAGACCTTTGGAAGATGGAG ATGGCTCTTGGACAAGTCCGAGCAGTACAACACACTGGGAGGGAATGCCCTCTCCTTTTAAAG ATCAACCAGATGCTAAGAAAGTTGCCCCTCAAAATGACT CTTTTGGAGCACAGTTACCACCAATGCACCAGCAGCAAAG GTCTGTAATGACTGAAGAATACAAAGTTCCAGATGGAATGGTTGGATTCA TAATTGGCCGAGGAGGAGAACAGATCTCACGCATACAACAGGAATCTGGATGCAAAATACAGATAGCTCCCG acAGTGGTGGCCTTCCAGAAAGATCTTGTATGTTAACTGGTACACCTGAATCTGTCCA ATCAGCAAAACGTTTGTTGGATCAGAttgttgaaaaaggaagaccagccCCTGGTTTCCATCATGGTGATGGACCAGGAAATGCAGTTCAAGAAATCATGATTCCAGCTAGCAAGGCAGGATTAGTtattgggaagggaggagaaactaTTAAACAACTTCAG GAACGGGCTGGAGTTAAAATGGTTATGATTCAAGATGGGCCTCAGAACACTGGCGCTGACAAACCACTTAGGATTACAGGAGACCCATACAAAGTTCAG CAAGCCAAGGAAATGGTGTTAGAGTTAATTCGTGATCAAGGTGGTTTCAGAGAAGTTCGAAATGAATATGGGTCAAGAATAGGAGGAAATGAAGGGATAGAT gtccCTATTCCAAGATTTGCTGTTGGCATTGTAATAGGAAGGAATGgagagatgattaaaaaaatacaaaatgatGCTGGTGTTCGAATTCAGTTTAAACCAG atgaTGGGACAACACCTGACAGAATAGCACAAATAACAGGACCTCCAGACAGATGTCAGCATGCGGCAGAAATTATTACAGACCTCCTTCGAAGTGTTCAG GCTGGTAATCCTGGTGGACCTGGACCTGGTGGTCGAGGAAGAGGTCGAGGTCAAGGCAACTGGAACATGGGGCCACCTGGTGGACTACAAGAATTTAATTTCATTGTACCAACTGGGAAAACTGGATTGATAATAGGAAAAG GAGGTGAAACTATAAAAAGCATAAGTCAACAATCTGGTGCAAGAATAGAACTTCAGAGAAATCCTCCACCAAATGCAGATCCTAATATGAAGCTATTTACTATTCGTGGCACCCCACAGCAAATAGACTATGCTCGGCAACTCATAGAAGAAAAGATTGGT GGCCCAGTAAATCCATTAGGACCACCTGTACCCCATGGGCCACATGGTGTTCCAGGTCCCCATGGCCCTCCTGGACCTCCAGGACCTGGAGCACCAATGGGACCATATAATCCTGCACCGTATAATCCAGGACCACCTGGCCCTGCTCCTCA tgGCCCTCCAGCCCCATATGCTCCCCAGGGATGGGGAAATGCCTATCCACACTGGCAACAGCAGGCTCCTCCTGATCCAG cTAAGGCAGGAACAGATCCGAATTCAGCAGCTTGGGCTGCTTATTATGCTCACTACTACCAGCAACAAGCACAACCACCACCTGCAGCTCCTACGGGTGCACCAACCACAACCCAAACAAATGGGCAAG GAGATCAGCAAAATCCAGCTCCAGCTGGGCAGGTGGATTATACCAAGGCTTGGGAAGAATACTACAAGAAAATGG gtcaAGCAGTTCCTGCTCCGACTGGGGCCCCACCAGGTGGTCAGCCAGATTATAGTGCAGCTTGGGCTGAGTACTATAGACAGCAAGCAGCCTACTATGCCCAGACAAGTCCACAAGGAATGCCACAACATCCTCCAGCACCTCAG TGCCTTCCCAGACCTTCCACCTTAGGTTCTGCTGCAAAAAGCAACAG TGCTGAAGATGCTGCAAGCACCAAATCATAG
- the FUBP1 gene encoding far upstream element-binding protein 1 isoform X2, with the protein MADYSTVPPPSSGPAGGGGGGGGVNDAFKDALQRARQIAAKIGGDAGTSLNSNDYGYGGQKRPLEDGDGSWTSPSSTTHWEGMPSPFKDQPDAKKVAPQNDSFGAQLPPMHQQQSRSVMTEEYKVPDGMVGFIIGRGGEQISRIQQESGCKIQIAPDSGGLPERSCMLTGTPESVQSAKRLLDQIVEKGRPAPGFHHGDGPGNAVQEIMIPASKAGLVIGKGGETIKQLQERAGVKMVMIQDGPQNTGADKPLRITGDPYKVQQAKEMVLELIRDQGGFREVRNEYGSRIGGNEGIDVPIPRFAVGIVIGRNGEMIKKIQNDAGVRIQFKPDDGTTPDRIAQITGPPDRCQHAAEIITDLLRSVQAGNPGGPGPGGRGRGRGQGNWNMGPPGGLQEFNFIVPTGKTGLIIGKGGETIKSISQQSGARIELQRNPPPNADPNMKLFTIRGTPQQIDYARQLIEEKIGGPVNPLGPPVPHGPHGVPGPHGPPGPPGPGAPMGPYNPAPYNPGPPGPAPHGPPAPYAPQGWGNAYPHWQQQAPPDPAKAGTDPNSAAWAAYYAHYYQQQAQPPPAAPTGAPTTTQTNGQGDQQNPAPAGQVDYTKAWEEYYKKMGQQGQTQDYSKAWEEYYKKQGQAVPAPTGAPPGGQPDYSAAWAEYYRQQAAYYAQTSPQGMPQHPPAPQGFENHARSHHHLY; encoded by the exons attgCAGCCAAAATTGGAGGTGATGCTGGTACATCACTGAATTCAAATGACTATGGTTATGGGGGACAAAAAAGACCTTTGGAAGATGGAG ATGGCTCTTGGACAAGTCCGAGCAGTACAACACACTGGGAGGGAATGCCCTCTCCTTTTAAAG ATCAACCAGATGCTAAGAAAGTTGCCCCTCAAAATGACT CTTTTGGAGCACAGTTACCACCAATGCACCAGCAGCAAAG CAGGTCTGTAATGACTGAAGAATACAAAGTTCCAGATGGAATGGTTGGATTCA TAATTGGCCGAGGAGGAGAACAGATCTCACGCATACAACAGGAATCTGGATGCAAAATACAGATAGCTCCCG acAGTGGTGGCCTTCCAGAAAGATCTTGTATGTTAACTGGTACACCTGAATCTGTCCA ATCAGCAAAACGTTTGTTGGATCAGAttgttgaaaaaggaagaccagccCCTGGTTTCCATCATGGTGATGGACCAGGAAATGCAGTTCAAGAAATCATGATTCCAGCTAGCAAGGCAGGATTAGTtattgggaagggaggagaaactaTTAAACAACTTCAG GAACGGGCTGGAGTTAAAATGGTTATGATTCAAGATGGGCCTCAGAACACTGGCGCTGACAAACCACTTAGGATTACAGGAGACCCATACAAAGTTCAG CAAGCCAAGGAAATGGTGTTAGAGTTAATTCGTGATCAAGGTGGTTTCAGAGAAGTTCGAAATGAATATGGGTCAAGAATAGGAGGAAATGAAGGGATAGAT gtccCTATTCCAAGATTTGCTGTTGGCATTGTAATAGGAAGGAATGgagagatgattaaaaaaatacaaaatgatGCTGGTGTTCGAATTCAGTTTAAACCAG atgaTGGGACAACACCTGACAGAATAGCACAAATAACAGGACCTCCAGACAGATGTCAGCATGCGGCAGAAATTATTACAGACCTCCTTCGAAGTGTTCAG GCTGGTAATCCTGGTGGACCTGGACCTGGTGGTCGAGGAAGAGGTCGAGGTCAAGGCAACTGGAACATGGGGCCACCTGGTGGACTACAAGAATTTAATTTCATTGTACCAACTGGGAAAACTGGATTGATAATAGGAAAAG GAGGTGAAACTATAAAAAGCATAAGTCAACAATCTGGTGCAAGAATAGAACTTCAGAGAAATCCTCCACCAAATGCAGATCCTAATATGAAGCTATTTACTATTCGTGGCACCCCACAGCAAATAGACTATGCTCGGCAACTCATAGAAGAAAAGATTGGT GGCCCAGTAAATCCATTAGGACCACCTGTACCCCATGGGCCACATGGTGTTCCAGGTCCCCATGGCCCTCCTGGACCTCCAGGACCTGGAGCACCAATGGGACCATATAATCCTGCACCGTATAATCCAGGACCACCTGGCCCTGCTCCTCA tgGCCCTCCAGCCCCATATGCTCCCCAGGGATGGGGAAATGCCTATCCACACTGGCAACAGCAGGCTCCTCCTGATCCAG cTAAGGCAGGAACAGATCCGAATTCAGCAGCTTGGGCTGCTTATTATGCTCACTACTACCAGCAACAAGCACAACCACCACCTGCAGCTCCTACGGGTGCACCAACCACAACCCAAACAAATGGGCAAG GAGATCAGCAAAATCCAGCTCCAGCTGGGCAGGTGGATTATACCAAGGCTTGGGAAGAATACTACAAGAAAATGG GTCAACAAGGGCAGACACAAGATTATTCAAAGGCTTGGGAGGAATATTACAAGAAGCAAG gtcaAGCAGTTCCTGCTCCGACTGGGGCCCCACCAGGTGGTCAGCCAGATTATAGTGCAGCTTGGGCTGAGTACTATAGACAGCAAGCAGCCTACTATGCCCAGACAAGTCCACAAGGAATGCCACAACATCCTCCAGCACCTCAG GGATTTGAAAATCATGCAAGAAGCCACCACCATTTATATTAa
- the FUBP1 gene encoding far upstream element-binding protein 1 isoform X5: protein MADYSTVPPPSSGPAGGGGGGGGVNDAFKDALQRARQIAAKIGGDAGTSLNSNDYGYGGQKRPLEDGDQPDAKKVAPQNDSFGAQLPPMHQQQSRSVMTEEYKVPDGMVGFIIGRGGEQISRIQQESGCKIQIAPDSGGLPERSCMLTGTPESVQSAKRLLDQIVEKGRPAPGFHHGDGPGNAVQEIMIPASKAGLVIGKGGETIKQLQERAGVKMVMIQDGPQNTGADKPLRITGDPYKVQQAKEMVLELIRDQGGFREVRNEYGSRIGGNEGIDVPIPRFAVGIVIGRNGEMIKKIQNDAGVRIQFKPDDGTTPDRIAQITGPPDRCQHAAEIITDLLRSVQAGNPGGPGPGGRGRGRGQGNWNMGPPGGLQEFNFIVPTGKTGLIIGKGGETIKSISQQSGARIELQRNPPPNADPNMKLFTIRGTPQQIDYARQLIEEKIGGPVNPLGPPVPHGPHGVPGPHGPPGPPGPGAPMGPYNPAPYNPGPPGPAPHGPPAPYAPQGWGNAYPHWQQQAPPDPAKAGTDPNSAAWAAYYAHYYQQQAQPPPAAPTGAPTTTQTNGQGDQQNPAPAGQVDYTKAWEEYYKKMGQAVPAPTGAPPGGQPDYSAAWAEYYRQQAAYYAQTSPQGMPQHPPAPQGFENHARSHHHLY from the exons attgCAGCCAAAATTGGAGGTGATGCTGGTACATCACTGAATTCAAATGACTATGGTTATGGGGGACAAAAAAGACCTTTGGAAGATGGAG ATCAACCAGATGCTAAGAAAGTTGCCCCTCAAAATGACT CTTTTGGAGCACAGTTACCACCAATGCACCAGCAGCAAAG CAGGTCTGTAATGACTGAAGAATACAAAGTTCCAGATGGAATGGTTGGATTCA TAATTGGCCGAGGAGGAGAACAGATCTCACGCATACAACAGGAATCTGGATGCAAAATACAGATAGCTCCCG acAGTGGTGGCCTTCCAGAAAGATCTTGTATGTTAACTGGTACACCTGAATCTGTCCA ATCAGCAAAACGTTTGTTGGATCAGAttgttgaaaaaggaagaccagccCCTGGTTTCCATCATGGTGATGGACCAGGAAATGCAGTTCAAGAAATCATGATTCCAGCTAGCAAGGCAGGATTAGTtattgggaagggaggagaaactaTTAAACAACTTCAG GAACGGGCTGGAGTTAAAATGGTTATGATTCAAGATGGGCCTCAGAACACTGGCGCTGACAAACCACTTAGGATTACAGGAGACCCATACAAAGTTCAG CAAGCCAAGGAAATGGTGTTAGAGTTAATTCGTGATCAAGGTGGTTTCAGAGAAGTTCGAAATGAATATGGGTCAAGAATAGGAGGAAATGAAGGGATAGAT gtccCTATTCCAAGATTTGCTGTTGGCATTGTAATAGGAAGGAATGgagagatgattaaaaaaatacaaaatgatGCTGGTGTTCGAATTCAGTTTAAACCAG atgaTGGGACAACACCTGACAGAATAGCACAAATAACAGGACCTCCAGACAGATGTCAGCATGCGGCAGAAATTATTACAGACCTCCTTCGAAGTGTTCAG GCTGGTAATCCTGGTGGACCTGGACCTGGTGGTCGAGGAAGAGGTCGAGGTCAAGGCAACTGGAACATGGGGCCACCTGGTGGACTACAAGAATTTAATTTCATTGTACCAACTGGGAAAACTGGATTGATAATAGGAAAAG GAGGTGAAACTATAAAAAGCATAAGTCAACAATCTGGTGCAAGAATAGAACTTCAGAGAAATCCTCCACCAAATGCAGATCCTAATATGAAGCTATTTACTATTCGTGGCACCCCACAGCAAATAGACTATGCTCGGCAACTCATAGAAGAAAAGATTGGT GGCCCAGTAAATCCATTAGGACCACCTGTACCCCATGGGCCACATGGTGTTCCAGGTCCCCATGGCCCTCCTGGACCTCCAGGACCTGGAGCACCAATGGGACCATATAATCCTGCACCGTATAATCCAGGACCACCTGGCCCTGCTCCTCA tgGCCCTCCAGCCCCATATGCTCCCCAGGGATGGGGAAATGCCTATCCACACTGGCAACAGCAGGCTCCTCCTGATCCAG cTAAGGCAGGAACAGATCCGAATTCAGCAGCTTGGGCTGCTTATTATGCTCACTACTACCAGCAACAAGCACAACCACCACCTGCAGCTCCTACGGGTGCACCAACCACAACCCAAACAAATGGGCAAG GAGATCAGCAAAATCCAGCTCCAGCTGGGCAGGTGGATTATACCAAGGCTTGGGAAGAATACTACAAGAAAATGG gtcaAGCAGTTCCTGCTCCGACTGGGGCCCCACCAGGTGGTCAGCCAGATTATAGTGCAGCTTGGGCTGAGTACTATAGACAGCAAGCAGCCTACTATGCCCAGACAAGTCCACAAGGAATGCCACAACATCCTCCAGCACCTCAG GGATTTGAAAATCATGCAAGAAGCCACCACCATTTATATTAa
- the FUBP1 gene encoding far upstream element-binding protein 1 isoform X6, whose amino-acid sequence MADYSTVPPPSSGPAGGGGGGGGVNDAFKDALQRARQIAAKIGGDAGTSLNSNDYGYGGQKRPLEDGDQPDAKKVAPQNDSFGAQLPPMHQQQRSVMTEEYKVPDGMVGFIIGRGGEQISRIQQESGCKIQIAPDSGGLPERSCMLTGTPESVQSAKRLLDQIVEKGRPAPGFHHGDGPGNAVQEIMIPASKAGLVIGKGGETIKQLQERAGVKMVMIQDGPQNTGADKPLRITGDPYKVQQAKEMVLELIRDQGGFREVRNEYGSRIGGNEGIDVPIPRFAVGIVIGRNGEMIKKIQNDAGVRIQFKPDDGTTPDRIAQITGPPDRCQHAAEIITDLLRSVQAGNPGGPGPGGRGRGRGQGNWNMGPPGGLQEFNFIVPTGKTGLIIGKGGETIKSISQQSGARIELQRNPPPNADPNMKLFTIRGTPQQIDYARQLIEEKIGGPVNPLGPPVPHGPHGVPGPHGPPGPPGPGAPMGPYNPAPYNPGPPGPAPHGPPAPYAPQGWGNAYPHWQQQAPPDPAKAGTDPNSAAWAAYYAHYYQQQAQPPPAAPTGAPTTTQTNGQGDQQNPAPAGQVDYTKAWEEYYKKMGQAVPAPTGAPPGGQPDYSAAWAEYYRQQAAYYAQTSPQGMPQHPPAPQGFENHARSHHHLY is encoded by the exons attgCAGCCAAAATTGGAGGTGATGCTGGTACATCACTGAATTCAAATGACTATGGTTATGGGGGACAAAAAAGACCTTTGGAAGATGGAG ATCAACCAGATGCTAAGAAAGTTGCCCCTCAAAATGACT CTTTTGGAGCACAGTTACCACCAATGCACCAGCAGCAAAG GTCTGTAATGACTGAAGAATACAAAGTTCCAGATGGAATGGTTGGATTCA TAATTGGCCGAGGAGGAGAACAGATCTCACGCATACAACAGGAATCTGGATGCAAAATACAGATAGCTCCCG acAGTGGTGGCCTTCCAGAAAGATCTTGTATGTTAACTGGTACACCTGAATCTGTCCA ATCAGCAAAACGTTTGTTGGATCAGAttgttgaaaaaggaagaccagccCCTGGTTTCCATCATGGTGATGGACCAGGAAATGCAGTTCAAGAAATCATGATTCCAGCTAGCAAGGCAGGATTAGTtattgggaagggaggagaaactaTTAAACAACTTCAG GAACGGGCTGGAGTTAAAATGGTTATGATTCAAGATGGGCCTCAGAACACTGGCGCTGACAAACCACTTAGGATTACAGGAGACCCATACAAAGTTCAG CAAGCCAAGGAAATGGTGTTAGAGTTAATTCGTGATCAAGGTGGTTTCAGAGAAGTTCGAAATGAATATGGGTCAAGAATAGGAGGAAATGAAGGGATAGAT gtccCTATTCCAAGATTTGCTGTTGGCATTGTAATAGGAAGGAATGgagagatgattaaaaaaatacaaaatgatGCTGGTGTTCGAATTCAGTTTAAACCAG atgaTGGGACAACACCTGACAGAATAGCACAAATAACAGGACCTCCAGACAGATGTCAGCATGCGGCAGAAATTATTACAGACCTCCTTCGAAGTGTTCAG GCTGGTAATCCTGGTGGACCTGGACCTGGTGGTCGAGGAAGAGGTCGAGGTCAAGGCAACTGGAACATGGGGCCACCTGGTGGACTACAAGAATTTAATTTCATTGTACCAACTGGGAAAACTGGATTGATAATAGGAAAAG GAGGTGAAACTATAAAAAGCATAAGTCAACAATCTGGTGCAAGAATAGAACTTCAGAGAAATCCTCCACCAAATGCAGATCCTAATATGAAGCTATTTACTATTCGTGGCACCCCACAGCAAATAGACTATGCTCGGCAACTCATAGAAGAAAAGATTGGT GGCCCAGTAAATCCATTAGGACCACCTGTACCCCATGGGCCACATGGTGTTCCAGGTCCCCATGGCCCTCCTGGACCTCCAGGACCTGGAGCACCAATGGGACCATATAATCCTGCACCGTATAATCCAGGACCACCTGGCCCTGCTCCTCA tgGCCCTCCAGCCCCATATGCTCCCCAGGGATGGGGAAATGCCTATCCACACTGGCAACAGCAGGCTCCTCCTGATCCAG cTAAGGCAGGAACAGATCCGAATTCAGCAGCTTGGGCTGCTTATTATGCTCACTACTACCAGCAACAAGCACAACCACCACCTGCAGCTCCTACGGGTGCACCAACCACAACCCAAACAAATGGGCAAG GAGATCAGCAAAATCCAGCTCCAGCTGGGCAGGTGGATTATACCAAGGCTTGGGAAGAATACTACAAGAAAATGG gtcaAGCAGTTCCTGCTCCGACTGGGGCCCCACCAGGTGGTCAGCCAGATTATAGTGCAGCTTGGGCTGAGTACTATAGACAGCAAGCAGCCTACTATGCCCAGACAAGTCCACAAGGAATGCCACAACATCCTCCAGCACCTCAG GGATTTGAAAATCATGCAAGAAGCCACCACCATTTATATTAa